The proteins below come from a single Triticum aestivum cultivar Chinese Spring chromosome 5D, IWGSC CS RefSeq v2.1, whole genome shotgun sequence genomic window:
- the LOC123122893 gene encoding 26S proteasome non-ATPase regulatory subunit 10: MAAAMEVDAGGEKPSEKELFLAAESGDASVFASLAPADLAAALSLRNEDGRSLVHVAAASARPEAVAALVAAGGDAVASAVNGKDEEGWAPIHSVASSGNAEILDILLGHGANVDLTTDAGRTALHYAASKGRLNIAETLIAHRANVNKKDKFGCTPLHRAASTGNAELCEYLLEEGADIDAVDKLGQSPLMHAVICEDRGVALLLIRHGADVDIEDKEGYTVLGRASDSFRPALIDAAKAMLEG, translated from the exons ATGGCCGCGGCAATGGAGGTCGACGCCGGCGGAGAGAAGCCGTCGGAGAAGGAGCTCTTCCTCGCCGCGGAGTCCGGGGACGCCAGCGTCTTCGCCTCCCTCGCccccgccgacctcgccgccgctcTCTCCCTCCGCAACGAGGACGGCCGCTCCCTCGtccacgtcgccgccgcctccgcccgccccGAG GCCGTCGCCGCGCTTGTGGCTGCGGGGGGCGACGCCGTGGCGAGCGCCGTGAACGGGAAGGACGAGGAAGGGTGGGCGCCGATTCACTCGGTGGCCAGCAGCGGCAACGCCGAGATCCTCGACATCCTGCTCGGTCACG GTGCAAATGTTGATTTGACTACTGATGCTGGCCGAACTGCTCTTCACTATGCTGCTAGTAAAGGGAGGCTTAACATTGCTGAAACGCTGATAGCTCATCGTGCAAATGTCAACAAGAAAGATAAG TTTGGCTGCACACCCCTGCATAGAGCTGCAAGTACTGGAAATGCTGAGCTGTGTGAATACCTGCTTGAAGAAGGCGCAGATATTGATGCAGTTGACAAGCTAGGACAATCACCTCTAATGCATGCCGTCATATGCGAGGACAGAGGG GTTGCCCTTCTGCTGATCAGACATGGTGCCGATGTTGACATTGAAGACAAGGAGGGCTACACTGTCCTTGGCCGAGCCTCTGATAGCTTCAGGCCTGCACTGATTGATGCGGCCAAGGCAATGCTCGAAGGCTGA
- the LOC123122891 gene encoding cyclic nucleotide-gated ion channel 2, with protein sequence MPPSLSSLRSLFTRTLGLGSGGAEHSGDEESQAGGGPVPSGGSRPVAGPPGECYACTQPGVPAFHSTTCDQVHSPGWDADAGSSLVPVQAQQLRAQPLPGAAAVAAARWLFGPVLDPRSKRVQRWNRWILLGRAAALAVDPLFFYALSIGRAGRPCMYMDAGLAAAVTALRTCADVAHLAHVLVQFRLAYVSRESLVVGCGKLVWDPRAIAAHYARSLKGLWFDLFVILPIPQIIFWLVIPKLIREEQVKVIMTILLLIFVLQFLPKVYHSIYIMRKMQKVTGYIFGTVWWGFGLNLFAYFIASHIAGGCWYVLAIQRVASCLQSECEIKNNCNLMSLACSKEMCFHFPWSSDMTALACDTNLTSFSQQNVPACLSGNGAFAYGIYKGALPVISSNSLAVKILYPIFWGLMTLSTFGNDLEPTSNWLEVIFSIINVLSGLMLFTLLIGNIQVFLHAVLARKRKMQLRFRDMEWWMRRRQLPSRLRQRVRKYERERWAAITGDEEMEMIKDLPEGLRRDIKRYLCLELVKQVPLFHGMDELILDNICDRLRPLVFCGGEKVIREGDPVQRMVFILQGRLRSTQPLTKGVVAECVLGAGSFLGDELLSWCLRRPFVDRLPASSATFECVEAAQAFCLDAPDLRYITEHFRYKFANDKLKRTARYYSSNWRTWAAVNVQLAWRRYRARVMATAVLPPPPAGAAGPEDGDRRLRHYAAMFMSLRPHDHLE encoded by the exons ATGCCTCCATCACTCTCCTCCCTCCGCTCCCTCTTCACCAGGACGCTGGGCctgggctcgggcggcgccgagCACAGCGGGGATGAGGAGTCTCAGGCCGGCGGCGGGCCCGTGCCGTCGGGTGGCAGCCGGCCGGTGGCGGGGCCTCCGGGGGAGTGCTACGCGTGCACGCAGCCCGGGGTGCCGGCGTTCCACTCCACGACGTGCGACCAGGTGCACTCGCCGGGCTGGGACGCCGACGCCGGCTCCTCGCTAGTGCCCGTGCAGGCGCAGCAGCTGCGGGCGCAGCCGCTCCCGGgggcggccgccgtcgccgccgcgcggTGGCTGTTCGGGCCGGTGCTGGACCCGCGGAGCAAGCGCGTGCAGCGCTGGAACCGCTGGATCCTGCTGGGCCGCGCGGCGGCGCTGGCCGTGGACCCGCTCTTCTTCTACGCGCTCTCCATCGGCCGCGCGGGGCGGCCCTGCATGTACATGGACGCCGggctcgccgccgccgtcaccgcgcTGCGCACCTGCGCCGACGTGGCCCACCTCGCCCACGTCCTCGTCCAGTTCCGCCTCGCCTACGTCTCCCGCGAGTCGCTCGTCGTCGGCTGCGGCAAGCTGGTCTGGGACCCGCGCGCCATCGCCGCGCACTACGCCCGCTCCCTCAAGGGCCTCTGGTTCGACCTCTTCGTCATCCTCCCCATCCCCCAG ATCATCTTCTGGCTGGTTATACCAAAGTTAATCAGAGAAGAGCAAGTTAAAGTTATCATGACGATACTGCTGCTCATATTCGTATTGCAATTTCTCCCCAAGGTGTACCATAGTATATATATCATGAGGAAAATGCAGAAGGTGACAGGTTACATCTTTGGAACAGTATGGTGGGGATTTGGTCTGAATCTATTTGCCTATTTCATTGCTTCTCAT ATTGCAGGTGGGTGTTGGTACGTTCTTGCGATTCAGCGCGTTGCCTCCTGCCTCCAATCGGAATGCGAGATAAAAAACAACTGCAATTTGATGTCACTGGCTTGCTCCAAGGAGATGTGCTTTCACTTCCCTTGGTCATCAGATATGACTGCATTGGCATGCGATACGAACTTAACTTCTTTCAGCCAACAAAATGTGCCGGCCTGTCTAAGCGGCAATGGCGCCTTTGCTTATGGAATCTACAAGGGAGCCCTTCCTGTTATCTCGAGCAATTCACTTGCTGTCAAAATTCTCTATCCCATATTCTGGGGCCTCATGACCCTCAG TACTTTTGGCAATGATCTTGAGCCCACGAGCAACTGGCTTGAGGTGATCTTCAGCATCATTAATGTACTCAGCGGGCTGATGCTCTTCACGCTACTCATCGGAAACATACAG GTATTCTTGCACGCCGTGCTGGCGAGGAAGCGGAAGATGCAGCTGCGGTTCCGGGACATGGAGTGGTGGATGAGGCGGCGGCAGCTGCCGTCCCGGCTGCGGCAGCGGGTCCGCAAGTACGAGCGCGAGCGGTGGGCGGCCATCACCGGCGACGAGGAGATGGAGATGATCAAGGACCTGCCGGAGGGCCTCCGGCGGGACATCAAGCGGTACCTCTGCCTGGAGCTGGTGAAGCAGGTGCCCCTGTTCCACGGCATGGACGAGCTGATCCTGGACAACATCTGCGACCGGCTGCGGCCCCTGGTGTTCTGCGGCGGCGAGAAGGTGATCCGGGAGGGCGACCCGGTGCAGCGCATGGTGTTCATCCTGCAGGGGCGGCTGCGGAGCACGCAGCCGCTGACCAAGGGCGTGGTGGCGGAGTGCGTGCTGGGCGCCGGGAGCTTCCTGGGCGACGAGCTGCTGTCGTGGTGCCTGCGGCGGCCGTTCGTGGACCGGCTGCCGGCGTCGTCCGCCACGTTCGAGTGCGTGGAGGCGGCGCAGGCCTTCTGCCTCGACGCGCCGGACCTGCGGTACATCACGGAGCACTTCCGCTACAAGTTCGCCAACGACAAGCTCAAGCGCACCGCGCGCTACTACTCGTCCAACTGGCGGACGTGGGCGGCCGTCAACGTGCAGCTCGCGTGGCGGCGGTACAGGGCGAGGGTGATGGCGACGGCggtgctcccgccgccgccggccggcgcGGCGGGGCCCGAGGACGGGGACCGCCGGCTGCGCCATTACGCGGCCATGTTCATGTCGCTCAGGCCGCACGACCACCTCGAGTAG
- the LOC123122892 gene encoding LOW QUALITY PROTEIN: uncharacterized protein (The sequence of the model RefSeq protein was modified relative to this genomic sequence to represent the inferred CDS: substituted 2 bases at 2 genomic stop codons) produces the protein MPIKRPDHSSNGYPTMRRLRVAMLQIDAGGHTLPPQSQSPQANAPRWXIXIPRAHGPSTTDAHAPARRPWPETAPRRAQAPPDRTAATHHPRIRERTATMASPGHTASRVPDSFLPGPRSHVPPLLFLRPRSGRPPSHPTTTFLLCPRPARSILKKQETAARTSRCSTSSEEEARVMERRRAAWAAVLVAVAACAALPAKTTANKIKVNWLPNTNYSGWEQEHGPFYKGDWLVFYYTAGQADVVEVNESGYNRCDASNAIYNYSKGRSFAFELNETKTYYFICSFGYCPGGMRLAIKSQKLPPPSPPPSAQHHRSAALAGPRAGVALYAAVAVLAALLRAV, from the exons ATGCCCATCAAGCGTCCAGACCACTCCTCCAATGGCTACCCTACCATGCGCAGGCTCCGTGTCGCGATGTTGCAAATCGACGCCGGCGGCCACACGCTCCCGCCCCAAAGTCAGTCACCACAGGCGAACGCGCCACGGTGGTAGATCTAGATCCCACGGGCGCACGGCCCCTCAACCACGGACGCGCACGCACCGGCCCGGCGACCGTGGCCCGAGACCGCGCCGCGCCGTGCGCAGGCACCACCCGACCGCACGGCCGCGACCCACCACCCCAGGATCCGCGAACGGACGGCCACGATGGCGTCTCCCGGGCACACCGCCTCCAGAGTTCCAGACTCCTTCCTGCCTGGACCCCGCTCCCACGTGCCCCCTCTCCTCTTTTTAAGACCGCGGTCAGGCCGGCCACCGTCCCATCCCACCACCACCTTCCTCCTCTGCCCCCGCCCAGCTCGTTCCATTTTGAAGAAGCAAGAAACAGCAGCGCGCACATCTCGCTGCTCGACGTCGTCGGAGGAAGAGGCGAGGGTGATGGAGCggcggagggctgcatgggccgcGGTGCTGGTGGCGGTGGCCGCGTGCGCGGCGCTGCCGGCGAAGACGACGGCGAACAAGATCAAAGTCAACTGGTTGCCCAACACCAACTACTCCGGCTGGGAGCAGGAGCACGGGCCCTTCTACAAGGGCGACTGGCTCG TGTTCTACTACACGGCGGGGCAGGCGGACGTGGTGGAGGTGAACGAGTCCGGGTACAACCGGTGCGACGCCAGCAACGCCATCTACAACTACAGCAAGGGCCGCAGCTTCGCCTTCGAGCTCAACGAGACCAAGACCTACTACTTCATCTGCAGCTTCGGCTACTGCCCCGGCGGGATGCGCCTGGCCATCAAGTCCCAgaagctgccgccgccgtcgccgccgccctccgcgcAGCACCACCGCTCCGCCGCGCTCGCCGGCCCGCGCGCCGGGGTCGCCCtctacgccgccgtcgccgtcctcgccgcgCTCCTCAGGGCGGTCTAG